In the Dietzia lutea genome, TGAGTGACCGCAAGATGTAGTGCTTGAGGTTCCGGAAGCCCAGGGCGATTCCGCGGAGGTGCTCGAGGCGTCCGTTGATGGCCTCGACGGGGCCGTTGGAGGCGCCCACGTCGAAATAGGCCAGGATCTCGCGGCGCCGCCTCCACAGCGACCGGCCGAGCTGCGCGAGCTCGGGCAACTCCTTGGGCACCCCGGCCCGGACCGAGCGCAGGAGCTTGTACATCGCAATCTTGCCCTCCCGCTTGCCTGAGGCTTCGTAGGCGGCGATGAGCCGCTGGTAGACGCCGTAGGTGACCTCCACTGCGGCGTGCGCATCATGGGCGGTGAACGCTTTGACCAGGCGGACCTTCTGCTTGTCGGTCAGCAGCTCAGCCCGGGTGTTCATCGTCCGGCGGGTGGCGTACAGCGGATCGCCCGTGCGCCCCCGGTGCCCGGTGGTGTCCTGCTGGATGCGCTGGCGGCACACGGTGAGCTTGTCGGCGGCAAGGTGCACGACGTGGAACGGGTCCATCACCGTCCGCGCTTCAGGGACGGCCTTGGCGGCGGCGGTGTGGTAGCCGGCGAACCCGTCCATCGTGACAACCTTGACTCGATCTCGAAACACCTGGTCACGGGCGTCCAGCCACTCGGTGAGCACCTTCGCCGAACGGCCCGGGACGATGTCCAGCAACCGGGACGGGCCGGTGCCGTCCACGACCGGGGTGAGGTCGACGAGAACGGTGACGAACGAGCTGCTGCCGTCGCCGCGCACGTGCTTCCATTTGTGCTCATCGACCCCGAGAATGCGGACGCCGTCGAAGTGTCCGGGCTGGTCGTAGACCATGGCGCGGGTTTCGGTGACCGCTAGGTCGTTGACCAGGTCCCATCTCAGCCCGAGGGCCTTGGCCACGGCGGACACGCTGGTGCGGTCGATCGGCAGGCGCTGCA is a window encoding:
- a CDS encoding ISL3 family transposase — translated: MTITDAAVAGELTHLFCAPVTLDPVCAECGMAGRLRDHVQRRVTDLPIVGHPTRLHLRVPRFTCDNNACSTRIFQQRMPALAEPRAKTTRRCSRWILQRLPIDRTSVSAVAKALGLRWDLVNDLAVTETRAMVYDQPGHFDGVRILGVDEHKWKHVRGDGSSSFVTVLVDLTPVVDGTGPSRLLDIVPGRSAKVLTEWLDARDQVFRDRVKVVTMDGFAGYHTAAAKAVPEARTVMDPFHVVHLAADKLTVCRQRIQQDTTGHRGRTGDPLYATRRTMNTRAELLTDKQKVRLVKAFTAHDAHAAVEVTYGVYQRLIAAYEASGKREGKIAMYKLLRSVRAGVPKELPELAQLGRSLWRRRREILAYFDVGASNGPVEAINGRLEHLRGIALGFRNLKHYILRSLIHSGGLQARINAL